Part of the Pseudarthrobacter sp. L1SW genome, TTCGCCTCTCTGGCTACGCGAACGTAGGTTGTTACCTCGAAGTAACTGGTAAGAATGGAAACCATGACTGAAGCTGAAGTATTTCCTGCCCCTGTTGTTTTGTGGTCCCATCCAGAGGACCAGCGCGACGGCAAGCCGCTGCTGGTGCTGCTGCACGGTTACGGGGCCAACGAGCAGGACCTGCTCAGCCTGGCTGACCTGCTGCCGGGGGACTTCGCCGTCGCCTCCGTCCGGGCGCCGATCGCCATGGGCCCGGGGTTCACCTGGTTCCCGCTCACAGCGTCCATCGACTACTCACTGGAACGGGTCAAGGCGGCCTCGTCCTATGTGCTGGACTGGATCGACGCCATCCGGGTGGGTCACCCCTCCGTGACGCTGCTCGGCTTCTCCATGGGCATGGCCATGGCCACCACGCTCCTGCGGCAGCGGCCCACGGACTTCGCCGCCGTCGTCGGACTCTCAGGCTTTGTGGTGGATGCCGGCGACGATCCCAGCTTCAGGGATGCCGAGCTGGACGGGACCATTCCCATGTTCTGGGGCCGCGACCAGCAGGATCCAGTGATCACCCCGGACAAGATCGAATACACCATGGGCTGGGTCCGGAAGCACGTCAAGCTCACCAAGGTGCTGTACACGGGTATGTGGCACGGGATCAACCAGCAGGAGATCGGGCACGTGGGCGAATTCCTCACCCACGAGGTCCTCAAGAAGTAGGACGTACGACGGCGGGCGGCGGCCTGGGTGGCCGGGCCGCTGCGGCGTCAGGCTGCGGGCGCCACCACGCGCACAGTCTGCCCGTTCACCGTCACGGTGTCCCCGTTGTGCAGCTGTCGGCCGCGGCGGTCGTCGATCTCGCCGTTGACCTTCACGAGCCCGTTCTTGATGAGCTCAGCCGCTTCCACTCCGTCCTCCACG contains:
- a CDS encoding RNA-binding S4 domain-containing protein, whose translation is MSNVEEITIRDSMIRLGQLLKLANLVEDGVEAAELIKNGLVKVNGEIDDRRGRQLHNGDTVTVNGQTVRVVAPAA
- a CDS encoding alpha/beta hydrolase, whose amino-acid sequence is MTEAEVFPAPVVLWSHPEDQRDGKPLLVLLHGYGANEQDLLSLADLLPGDFAVASVRAPIAMGPGFTWFPLTASIDYSLERVKAASSYVLDWIDAIRVGHPSVTLLGFSMGMAMATTLLRQRPTDFAAVVGLSGFVVDAGDDPSFRDAELDGTIPMFWGRDQQDPVITPDKIEYTMGWVRKHVKLTKVLYTGMWHGINQQEIGHVGEFLTHEVLKK